From Calothrix sp. PCC 6303, a single genomic window includes:
- a CDS encoding DUF2157 domain-containing protein, giving the protein MPSNNFRVKLCQEARIWRDEGMINEGQYQQLVQRYQFETLEISPKDNFIWILIALGSIFLGLGIISFASANWEKIPREIKVGLLLSSLFTTNVIGFKLWRQTEARQRKQLLGEGLLILGALLLGINLLIIVQLFQLNIPNYEVVLVWAGGILIMAYSLGLASLGVFALILTFIGYWGGLIDLPNATNDLTWGRLVVEHLPLLLWLGYIPLAYLCRSRWVFVLGAIAFTISLQFNLQPWEYLTPSSRFPWLASFAFALPPLLLWSYDDRLFPWQNLRRFQPIARSLSLVFFCILFYIFSFHYYWQNSPSLYTQVIADGTNFNLTLLVDIICLSIIAIFQWFLLIRSSRNRIGLSSLIIFTWSAIAFLIPFWYRLNLGLEAIPIALFNCLLATLAVGLIRQALETGKRITFWGGMLLLILQILSRMLEYETNLLLKSGVFTGCGIVVILVGLWFENHLYALSLRSSKPPL; this is encoded by the coding sequence ATGCCATCAAATAATTTTCGAGTGAAATTATGTCAAGAAGCACGCATTTGGCGTGATGAAGGGATGATTAATGAAGGTCAATATCAACAGCTTGTCCAACGTTATCAATTTGAAACTTTAGAAATATCGCCTAAAGATAATTTCATTTGGATACTAATTGCATTAGGCAGTATCTTTCTGGGTTTGGGTATCATTTCCTTTGCCAGTGCTAACTGGGAGAAAATACCACGAGAAATCAAAGTTGGATTGTTACTAAGTAGTTTATTTACTACTAATGTAATTGGATTTAAATTATGGAGACAAACAGAAGCAAGGCAACGCAAACAACTTTTGGGAGAGGGGTTGTTAATTTTAGGTGCGTTGTTGTTGGGTATAAATTTACTAATAATAGTGCAACTTTTTCAACTTAATATCCCCAATTATGAAGTGGTTTTAGTTTGGGCTGGGGGTATTTTGATTATGGCTTATAGCTTGGGTTTAGCTTCATTGGGGGTATTTGCCCTAATTTTAACATTTATTGGCTACTGGGGAGGATTAATAGATTTACCAAATGCAACCAATGATTTGACTTGGGGACGGTTAGTTGTAGAACATTTACCTTTACTTTTGTGGTTAGGATATATACCCTTGGCTTATTTATGTCGTTCCCGGTGGGTTTTTGTGCTGGGCGCGATCGCATTCACGATATCATTGCAGTTTAATCTCCAACCTTGGGAATATCTCACTCCATCTAGCCGTTTTCCTTGGTTAGCTTCCTTTGCATTTGCACTACCGCCACTTTTATTGTGGAGTTATGATGATAGACTATTCCCCTGGCAAAATCTTCGCCGTTTTCAACCCATTGCACGTAGTTTATCCCTAGTATTTTTCTGCATTTTATTTTACATATTTTCATTTCATTACTATTGGCAAAATTCACCTTCCTTATATACACAAGTAATAGCCGACGGCACAAATTTCAATTTGACGTTATTAGTTGATATAATTTGCTTAAGTATTATTGCCATCTTTCAGTGGTTCTTATTAATACGCAGTAGTCGAAATAGAATCGGTTTGAGTAGCTTGATTATTTTCACCTGGAGTGCGATCGCGTTTTTGATCCCTTTTTGGTATCGTCTCAATTTGGGTTTAGAAGCAATCCCCATTGCCCTATTTAATTGCCTATTAGCGACATTAGCTGTAGGTTTAATTCGTCAAGCTTTAGAAACTGGCAAACGTATTACTTTTTGGGGTGGAATGCTACTACTCATTTTGCAAATTTTAAGCAGGATGTTAGAATACGAAACTAATTTACTTTTAAAATCCGGCGTTTTCACTGGGTGCGGCATTGTAGTTATTCTTGTAGGATTATGGTTTGAAAACCATCTATATGCTTTATCGCTTCGCTCCTCCAAGCCTCCCTTATGA
- a CDS encoding S-layer homology domain-containing protein, producing the protein MRKILASLISLSLLGSLSIPVTAKTPEKLTSTTGAIASVIAANLMRNFPDGGFYPERFVSRGELATIMVKAFQLNKREASKRENVTIGDVPATYPAHNDIQTVLKNGIMEGYRNNLFFPNQQVSRAEAIAIFSQAYGVFQFPDTTVSEILSIYPDQNSIPTWARKAIATATSEGFIEGDTQGNLQPQKPMTRGAMATLLNNYLQRQQKQPETPIVPEVK; encoded by the coding sequence ATGCGTAAAATTTTAGCTTCCTTAATATCATTGAGCTTGCTGGGATCATTATCCATTCCAGTGACAGCAAAAACTCCAGAAAAACTCACATCTACAACAGGTGCCATCGCATCAGTAATTGCAGCTAACCTGATGAGGAATTTCCCAGATGGTGGTTTTTACCCAGAAAGATTTGTCAGTCGGGGAGAATTAGCAACAATTATGGTGAAAGCATTCCAACTCAATAAACGGGAAGCGAGCAAAAGAGAAAATGTGACAATTGGTGATGTCCCAGCTACTTACCCAGCCCATAACGATATTCAGACAGTGCTGAAAAATGGAATCATGGAAGGGTATCGAAACAACCTATTTTTTCCCAATCAACAGGTTTCTAGAGCAGAAGCGATCGCTATTTTCTCCCAAGCCTATGGTGTATTCCAATTTCCTGATACCACAGTCAGCGAAATTTTATCAATATACCCAGATCAAAATAGCATCCCTACCTGGGCACGTAAAGCCATAGCCACAGCTACTTCAGAAGGATTTATTGAGGGTGACACCCAAGGAAACCTACAACCCCAAAAACCCATGACAAGGGGTGCAATGGCAACTTTACTCAACAACTACTTGCAACGTCAACAGAAACAACCAGAAACACCTATTGTTCCTGAAGTCAAGTAA
- a CDS encoding GDYXXLXY domain-containing protein, translating to MKSKIPNLQSNSSKYINFRKSLHHQLNSLTPISFQRLLIPLMLQTFLILLLPLPSLYTQLTGRTIILQTTPVDPYDIRRGSWIDLSYDISNPQTLKKLPGWKELVKKYPGSHQQYYPVAEGTNLYVVMQQDKNRWKPLKIAIQLPKSLPENQIVIRGKYRYDTINYGIEKYYMPEPEREKMSQEILGGIQVRVGQIKPMLIETKIDPQGQAVPVRMQVGDRIYNF from the coding sequence ATGAAATCCAAGATACCCAACTTGCAATCAAATTCTTCAAAATATATTAATTTTCGCAAATCATTACATCATCAGTTAAATTCATTAACACCTATTTCTTTTCAACGGTTGTTAATACCCTTGATGTTGCAAACATTCCTAATTTTACTATTACCGCTGCCAAGCTTATATACGCAATTGACAGGCAGAACAATTATTTTACAAACAACACCAGTTGATCCCTACGATATTAGGCGGGGTTCCTGGATCGATTTGAGTTATGATATCTCCAATCCCCAAACCTTAAAAAAACTTCCAGGTTGGAAAGAGTTAGTTAAAAAATATCCTGGTAGTCACCAACAATACTATCCCGTGGCTGAAGGGACAAATTTATATGTGGTGATGCAGCAAGACAAAAATCGCTGGAAACCACTAAAAATTGCCATTCAACTACCAAAATCATTACCAGAAAATCAAATAGTTATACGTGGAAAATACCGTTATGACACAATAAATTACGGTATTGAAAAATACTACATGCCAGAGCCAGAACGAGAGAAAATGAGCCAAGAGATATTGGGAGGAATACAAGTCCGTGTTGGACAAATAAAACCAATGTTAATTGAAACCAAAATTGATCCTCAAGGTCAAGCAGTACCAGTAAGAATGCAAGTAGGCGATCGCATTTATAATTTTTAA
- the dxs gene encoding 1-deoxy-D-xylulose-5-phosphate synthase, translated as MHLSEITHPNQLHGLSVRQLQAIAQQIRDKHLQTVAATGGHLGPGLGVVELTLGLYQTLDLDQDKVIWDVGHQAYPHKLITGRYQDFHTLRQKDGVAGYLKRCENKFDHFGAGHASTSISAGLGMAMARDAKGEKFKVVSIIGDGALTGGMALEAINHAGHMPKTNLLVVLNDNEMSISPNVGAIPRYLNKMRLSPPIQFFSGNIEEQFKNIPFVGESLSPELARIKEGMKRLAVPKVGAVFEELGFTYMGPVDGHNLEELITTFQQAHQITGPVLVHVATTKGKGYEIAEKDQVGYHAQTPFNPTTGKAIPSTKPKPPAYAKVFAHTLVKLAEQNPKIIGITAAMATGTGLDKLQQKLPNQYIDVGIAEQHAVTLSAGLACEGMRPVVAIYSTFLQRAFDQIIHDVCIQNLPVFFCLDRAGIVGADGPTHQGMYDIAYLRCIPNMVLMAPKDEAELQRMIVTGVDYTSGPIAMRFPRGSGYGVPLMEEGWEPLEIGKGEILRHGDDVLLVAYGTMVNSAMQTAEVLNEHGIQATVVNARFAKPLDTELILPLAKKIGRVVTLEEGCVMGGFGTAVAEALLDADVVVPVKRIGIPDILVDHAEPDQSKVELGLTSSQIAESVMTAFFKPQLSVVS; from the coding sequence ATGCATCTGAGTGAAATTACACACCCCAACCAGTTGCACGGTTTATCGGTTCGGCAGCTACAAGCGATCGCACAACAAATTCGAGACAAGCACCTGCAAACCGTCGCCGCGACTGGAGGGCACTTGGGACCGGGTTTAGGTGTTGTTGAATTAACATTAGGACTCTACCAAACACTCGATCTAGATCAAGATAAAGTTATCTGGGATGTAGGGCACCAAGCATATCCCCACAAACTCATTACCGGACGCTACCAAGATTTTCACACGTTACGTCAAAAAGATGGTGTAGCCGGCTATCTCAAACGCTGCGAAAACAAATTTGACCACTTCGGTGCTGGACATGCATCAACCAGTATTTCCGCTGGCTTAGGGATGGCAATGGCAAGGGATGCCAAAGGTGAAAAATTTAAGGTTGTCTCCATCATCGGTGATGGCGCATTAACTGGAGGCATGGCATTAGAGGCAATTAACCACGCCGGACACATGCCAAAAACCAATCTTTTGGTAGTTCTCAACGACAATGAGATGTCCATCTCACCCAACGTTGGCGCAATCCCTCGCTACCTCAACAAAATGCGTCTCTCACCACCGATTCAATTCTTCTCAGGTAACATAGAAGAACAATTTAAAAATATTCCCTTTGTTGGAGAATCATTATCACCCGAACTTGCCCGCATTAAAGAAGGGATGAAACGGTTAGCAGTGCCCAAAGTTGGAGCAGTGTTTGAAGAACTTGGCTTTACATACATGGGACCTGTTGATGGTCATAATTTAGAAGAACTAATCACCACCTTCCAACAGGCACATCAAATTACCGGACCAGTTTTAGTCCATGTTGCCACCACCAAAGGTAAGGGTTATGAAATAGCCGAAAAGGATCAAGTTGGTTATCATGCCCAAACCCCCTTCAACCCCACAACCGGGAAAGCAATTCCTTCCACCAAACCCAAACCCCCAGCCTACGCCAAAGTTTTCGCCCACACCCTAGTCAAACTTGCCGAACAAAACCCCAAAATTATCGGCATCACTGCGGCAATGGCAACAGGTACAGGCTTGGACAAACTTCAGCAAAAATTACCCAACCAATACATTGATGTGGGAATTGCTGAACAACATGCCGTCACCCTCTCTGCTGGTTTAGCTTGTGAAGGAATGCGTCCAGTAGTGGCAATTTATTCCACATTTCTCCAACGAGCATTTGACCAAATTATCCATGATGTCTGCATTCAAAACCTCCCCGTCTTTTTCTGTTTAGATCGTGCCGGAATCGTCGGAGCAGATGGTCCCACCCACCAAGGAATGTATGACATTGCTTACCTGCGATGTATACCCAACATGGTATTGATGGCTCCCAAAGACGAAGCCGAACTACAACGGATGATCGTAACAGGAGTTGACTACACAAGTGGTCCTATTGCCATGCGTTTCCCTCGCGGTAGTGGTTATGGTGTACCTTTAATGGAAGAAGGTTGGGAACCATTAGAAATCGGCAAAGGCGAAATTCTCCGCCATGGAGATGATGTGCTTTTAGTGGCATACGGAACAATGGTGAATTCTGCCATGCAAACGGCTGAAGTTCTTAATGAGCATGGAATTCAAGCTACAGTGGTTAACGCCAGATTTGCCAAACCATTAGACACTGAGTTGATTTTACCACTTGCTAAAAAAATCGGACGCGTGGTGACACTAGAAGAAGGTTGTGTCATGGGTGGCTTTGGTACAGCAGTCGCGGAAGCATTGTTAGATGCTGATGTAGTTGTCCCTGTGAAGCGTATTGGTATCCCCGATATTTTAGTAGATCATGCAGAACCCGATCAATCTAAAGTTGAACTGGGTTTAACTAGTTCGCAAATTGCCGAAAGTGTTATGACAGCTTTCTTTAAACCGCAATTATCTGTGGTGAGTTAA
- a CDS encoding FG-GAP repeat domain-containing protein, with the protein MNNNLSTNINPEFTNQSVSASPLNTDIPGTNNQLTQFASSSIVENTAPILKDTNLNFNPIDEDAPEPAGSGVVGSLVSSLVSVNGNVTDKDPGALTGIAVISTNTTKGNWYFSIDDGKNWNDLNTASIGNARLLAADSATRIYFQPNPNEFGTISDGITFRAWDQSNQIANGETADTFNKAGGSTSFSIETDSASIKINSVNDAPFNTIPLNTEETPLKVNEDEELFLNNAIQVNDIDADLGSIQVTLESTNGTIRVNNTPDSGVNLSGNESASVTLTGQILKVNNILNGLIFKPTPNFNSSSGSGGDSFAYIKVTTSDLGNTGSGGIKRATDTIKIDVRSVNDAPTFTKGGDQSINEDSGAVTLATAWATNIFAGPSDELNQELEFIVDTVVDTPDKNLFIVDPAISKDGILTYTPADNKSGTATVRVKLKDKSGTDLNGKDESLEQTFTITVNPVNDAPINKVPLTSLIIDEDTSLTFSGENAISVSDVDAGTNDIQVTLTTANGILEIPTNTNIALRGNGTGIVTLTGTVTNINTTLNGLKFKPTRNFNGSTSIIISTNDQGSTGSGGALKAENTIKIDVLPVNNVPSFTSGSNQVVKEDAEIKDVTWARNIFAGADNESSQPLNFIVSNNKNSLFEKQPEISSTGVLTYKLAKDQNGIAKVTVQLQDNVGLADSKISPSQEFTIEVQSVNDAPVNNLPDIIKNPLIINEDESLVFSGNKLISISDIDIDIDDIEANARLMKVNLDTANGSLSVVSGIEQLSKIEGNGTANIILTGTLKNINAALNGLTFQPLINFNGDTQITITTNDQGAVGDSNSLKDTDTIFIKVNPINDAPFFTKGKDIEVNEDAGSQSISWATKISAGAGDESSQTRKFVIVSNDREDLFVGPEPIKIAPDGTLSYKLADNKNGVANITVRLEDNGSGEGVNVSAPQSFSITVKPVNDKPINTIPTDVQVVEEDSEFTFGNRAISISDIDADTNPTEIKPVKVTLSAAKGILSLLYADGNPAVQIEGNDTGKVQLIGRVDQINNILNGLLFKPVSDFNGDTTIEIVTDDQNTSDVAIGGSSITSSSIAIKVNPVNDAPFFTKGENIEVNEDPIATPLFEKWATNISAGASNESRQKLTFSVVSMSDDDKKLFAELPTIDGKTGNLSFKPAANAFGTATFKVTLKDDETGLNISDEQTFTIEVKPVNDAPVNNLPPTIQTVKEDGSLTFSDTNGISVSDIESVNTQIQVTLTTSNGILTLADDISSGSGTGNISLSGNLSDVNLALKNLIFKPTKDFNGEATIEVVTTEVDGGGDLKDSDTIKINVTPVNDAPMVTLGEKIEVVAGSGKQTFNTYASFTSGAENELNQTALKYSISNNSHPELFKDISIDAKGNLMFTPVASVLESTNVTVGVTVQDNGGTLDDGKDISEEKTFTITINPLLVEIASVVTSVQEGVAGKTTDYAFTITLSQASTEEITVDYATADGAATIVDADYVETKGTVTFKPGETSKTIKVAVKGDGKFEENQTFTVNLSNEKNVTLGKNTSAIGTIENDDLKPVVSIANVSKYEGNDGNTSFTFTAQLSNISDEEVSFDYITADGTASSEKGDYVSTSGKLLFAAGESSKTFTVDIVADTQFEANETFRIDVRNLKNATYSELPNNGIGTILDDEFGQNTDFTGDGKNDLLWRNSRTGEVEIRQMNGTTVERKISLGKIDLNWEIEHVADFNGDGNVDILWRNQKSGENALWLMKGETLEKPVLFDTKADENWYIQGVADFNSDRKLDILWRNVKSGEVAAWLMGGNDSNILNSGVYVSSEPIDLNWEIKGITDSNGDGQLEILWRNNSTGDNALWNLNGAVIAGSITFKDRIDTSWKIVGVADINNDGKTDFVWQNFATGEGAIWEMSSQFGELEKSFFLPKQSTDSLIERLIDLNGDNKIDVLYRNYRTGENILLQGSQMTASSMVTKEDDTFWKIA; encoded by the coding sequence GTGAACAATAATTTATCAACCAACATCAACCCAGAATTCACTAACCAATCAGTGTCGGCTTCACCTCTGAATACTGACATACCTGGTACTAACAACCAGTTAACACAATTCGCTAGCAGCAGCATAGTAGAGAACACCGCTCCTATATTGAAGGACACAAATCTGAACTTCAATCCCATTGATGAAGATGCACCAGAACCAGCTGGTTCTGGTGTAGTTGGTTCTTTAGTCTCTTCTTTAGTGAGTGTAAATGGTAATGTCACTGACAAAGATCCTGGAGCATTAACAGGTATTGCTGTTATTAGCACGAATACTACGAAAGGTAATTGGTATTTTAGTATTGATGATGGAAAAAATTGGAATGACCTAAATACTGCATCTATAGGTAACGCTAGACTGCTTGCCGCAGATTCAGCTACACGAATCTACTTCCAACCCAATCCAAATGAATTCGGTACCATCTCGGATGGAATTACTTTCCGCGCTTGGGATCAAAGTAATCAAATAGCCAATGGTGAAACCGCAGATACATTTAACAAAGCTGGTGGTTCAACATCCTTTAGTATAGAAACTGATTCAGCATCCATCAAAATTAACTCTGTGAATGATGCACCATTCAACACTATTCCTCTAAACACAGAGGAAACCCCACTCAAAGTCAATGAAGACGAAGAACTTTTTCTGAATAATGCAATCCAAGTTAATGATATTGATGCTGATCTTGGCTCTATCCAAGTTACTTTAGAAAGTACCAATGGAACTATCAGGGTCAATAATACTCCAGATAGTGGAGTGAATTTGAGTGGCAATGAGAGTGCATCTGTAACATTGACAGGTCAAATTCTGAAAGTCAACAATATCTTAAATGGTTTAATTTTTAAACCTACCCCCAACTTTAATAGCTCAAGTGGTTCTGGTGGTGATAGCTTTGCCTACATAAAAGTTACCACTAGTGACTTAGGAAATACAGGTAGTGGCGGAATTAAAAGAGCCACAGATACCATTAAAATTGATGTCAGAAGTGTAAATGATGCTCCTACATTCACTAAAGGAGGTGATCAGAGCATCAATGAAGACTCTGGTGCAGTAACTTTAGCTACAGCTTGGGCAACAAATATTTTCGCTGGTCCTTCGGATGAATTAAATCAGGAACTTGAGTTTATTGTTGATACAGTTGTTGATACCCCAGATAAAAATCTTTTTATAGTTGATCCGGCTATTTCAAAAGATGGTATCCTTACTTACACACCAGCAGATAACAAAAGTGGTACCGCTACCGTCCGTGTCAAACTCAAAGATAAGAGTGGCACCGATCTTAACGGTAAAGATGAATCATTAGAGCAAACATTCACAATTACAGTTAATCCAGTTAACGATGCACCAATCAACAAGGTACCTTTAACAAGCTTAATTATAGATGAAGACACATCTCTTACTTTCTCAGGTGAAAACGCAATTTCTGTAAGTGATGTTGATGCTGGTACTAATGATATTCAAGTTACTCTAACTACAGCAAACGGAATATTAGAAATTCCGACAAATACTAACATAGCTTTAAGAGGTAATGGTACGGGTATTGTCACCCTTACGGGAACTGTTACCAATATCAACACAACTTTAAATGGCTTGAAATTTAAGCCGACCCGTAACTTTAACGGTTCCACATCAATTATAATCTCCACGAATGATCAAGGTTCAACAGGTAGTGGTGGAGCTTTAAAAGCCGAAAATACTATCAAAATCGATGTCCTTCCTGTTAACAACGTTCCATCATTCACATCAGGTTCTAACCAAGTTGTAAAAGAAGATGCTGAAATTAAAGATGTTACCTGGGCAAGAAATATTTTTGCAGGTGCAGATAATGAATCTAGTCAGCCACTAAATTTTATTGTTAGTAACAATAAAAACTCACTGTTTGAAAAGCAGCCAGAAATTTCATCAACAGGTGTTCTTACCTATAAACTAGCAAAAGATCAAAATGGAATTGCTAAAGTTACTGTCCAACTTCAAGATAATGTAGGTTTAGCGGATAGTAAAATATCACCTTCTCAGGAGTTTACAATTGAGGTGCAGTCAGTTAATGATGCGCCAGTAAATAATCTTCCTGATATTATCAAGAATCCTTTGATTATTAATGAAGATGAATCCCTGGTATTCTCTGGCAATAAGTTGATTAGCATCAGTGATATTGATATAGATATTGATGACATTGAAGCCAATGCTCGTTTGATGAAGGTAAATTTAGATACAGCGAATGGTTCTCTTTCTGTGGTATCTGGTATTGAACAACTCAGCAAGATAGAAGGTAATGGAACTGCCAATATAATCCTGACGGGTACTCTCAAAAATATTAATGCTGCTCTCAATGGTTTGACATTTCAGCCTTTAATTAACTTTAATGGTGATACCCAAATCACAATTACAACTAACGATCAAGGTGCTGTAGGTGATAGCAACTCACTCAAAGATACCGATACTATCTTTATTAAAGTTAATCCAATTAATGATGCCCCTTTCTTCACCAAGGGGAAAGATATTGAAGTTAATGAAGATGCTGGTAGCCAAAGTATTTCTTGGGCAACCAAAATTTCCGCAGGTGCAGGTGATGAATCGAGTCAAACTCGTAAGTTTGTAATTGTAAGTAATGACCGTGAAGATTTATTTGTTGGACCAGAACCAATTAAAATTGCTCCAGATGGTACCCTATCTTATAAATTAGCAGACAATAAGAATGGTGTCGCAAATATAACCGTTAGACTTGAAGATAATGGAAGTGGTGAGGGTGTTAATGTCTCTGCTCCTCAATCTTTTAGCATTACTGTTAAGCCAGTAAATGATAAACCAATTAATACTATTCCCACTGATGTTCAAGTTGTGGAAGAGGATAGTGAATTCACTTTTGGGAATAGAGCTATTAGTATTAGTGATATTGATGCTGATACAAATCCCACAGAAATTAAGCCTGTAAAAGTGACACTTTCTGCTGCTAAAGGCATTCTCAGTTTGCTGTATGCTGATGGCAATCCCGCTGTTCAAATTGAAGGTAATGATACTGGAAAAGTGCAGTTGATTGGCAGGGTTGATCAGATTAACAATATTCTCAATGGTTTATTATTTAAACCAGTCTCAGATTTTAATGGGGACACCACAATTGAGATTGTCACTGATGATCAAAATACTTCAGATGTTGCTATAGGTGGCTCCTCAATTACCAGCAGTAGTATTGCTATTAAGGTTAATCCTGTTAATGATGCTCCTTTCTTCACCAAGGGTGAAAATATTGAAGTTAATGAAGATCCAATTGCCACACCATTATTTGAGAAGTGGGCAACAAATATTTCGGCAGGTGCTAGTAATGAATCAAGGCAAAAACTGACTTTTTCAGTTGTTTCCATGAGTGATGATGACAAAAAACTGTTTGCTGAATTACCTACGATTGATGGAAAAACAGGTAATTTAAGCTTTAAACCTGCTGCTAATGCTTTTGGGACTGCAACTTTTAAAGTGACATTAAAAGACGATGAGACAGGTTTGAATATTTCTGATGAACAGACTTTTACGATTGAAGTAAAGCCAGTTAATGATGCACCTGTCAATAATCTCCCTCCCACAATTCAGACAGTGAAAGAAGATGGTAGTTTAACTTTCTCTGATACCAATGGCATTAGCGTTAGCGATATCGAATCTGTTAATACCCAAATTCAAGTTACTCTCACAACTAGTAATGGTATTCTCACTTTGGCTGATGATATAAGCAGTGGTAGTGGGACAGGAAATATTTCTCTCAGTGGTAATCTTAGCGATGTAAATCTGGCGCTGAAAAATCTGATTTTTAAACCAACTAAAGATTTTAATGGGGAAGCGACAATTGAAGTTGTAACCACAGAAGTTGATGGTGGTGGAGATTTAAAGGACTCTGATACCATCAAAATCAACGTTACACCTGTTAATGATGCACCGATGGTGACACTTGGAGAAAAGATTGAGGTTGTTGCAGGTAGTGGTAAGCAAACTTTTAATACCTATGCCAGTTTTACCTCTGGGGCTGAAAATGAATTAAATCAAACTGCCCTTAAATATAGCATCAGCAACAACAGTCATCCCGAATTGTTTAAAGATATAAGTATTGATGCTAAGGGTAACTTGATGTTTACCCCTGTTGCTAGTGTTCTCGAATCCACAAATGTAACAGTGGGTGTTACGGTTCAAGATAATGGTGGCACTTTAGATGATGGTAAAGATATTTCTGAAGAAAAAACTTTTACGATTACCATCAACCCATTACTAGTTGAAATAGCCTCGGTTGTTACTAGTGTTCAGGAGGGAGTCGCTGGTAAAACAACTGATTATGCTTTTACCATTACTCTTTCCCAAGCTAGTACTGAGGAAATCACAGTTGATTATGCTACTGCGGATGGAGCTGCCACCATTGTTGATGCTGATTACGTTGAGACAAAAGGTACTGTTACTTTTAAACCTGGTGAAACTAGTAAAACTATCAAGGTTGCAGTTAAGGGTGACGGCAAATTTGAAGAAAACCAAACTTTCACAGTTAATCTCAGTAACGAGAAAAATGTCACACTTGGTAAAAATACTAGTGCCATTGGTACGATTGAGAATGATGATTTAAAACCTGTTGTTAGTATTGCTAATGTCAGTAAATATGAAGGTAATGACGGCAACACTAGTTTTACATTTACTGCCCAACTCTCTAACATCAGTGATGAAGAGGTTAGTTTCGATTACATAACTGCTGATGGAACAGCAAGTAGCGAAAAAGGTGATTATGTATCTACCAGTGGGAAGCTGCTATTTGCGGCTGGTGAAAGTAGTAAAACATTCACAGTTGATATTGTTGCTGATACTCAGTTTGAAGCAAATGAGACATTTAGAATTGATGTACGCAACCTAAAAAATGCAACATATTCGGAACTCCCAAATAATGGTATTGGAACCATTCTTGATGATGAATTTGGTCAAAATACTGATTTCACTGGTGACGGAAAAAATGATTTGTTGTGGCGAAATTCTCGCACAGGTGAAGTAGAAATTAGACAGATGAATGGTACAACTGTCGAAAGGAAAATTTCTTTAGGAAAAATTGATCTCAACTGGGAAATTGAACATGTTGCCGATTTCAACGGAGATGGGAATGTCGATATACTATGGCGAAATCAGAAATCTGGCGAGAATGCACTGTGGTTGATGAAGGGTGAAACGCTGGAAAAACCCGTATTGTTTGACACAAAAGCAGATGAGAATTGGTATATCCAAGGCGTTGCCGACTTCAATAGCGATCGCAAACTTGATATACTATGGCGAAATGTGAAATCTGGAGAAGTTGCCGCCTGGTTGATGGGTGGGAATGATTCTAATATCTTGAACAGTGGTGTTTATGTTTCGTCAGAACCGATTGACTTAAATTGGGAAATTAAGGGAATTACTGATAGTAACGGCGATGGTCAATTAGAAATTCTCTGGCGTAACAATAGCACAGGTGATAATGCTTTGTGGAATTTGAACGGTGCTGTCATCGCGGGTAGTATCACCTTCAAGGATAGAATCGATACAAGCTGGAAAATAGTTGGTGTTGCAGATATCAATAATGATGGTAAAACCGATTTTGTATGGCAAAACTTTGCTACAGGTGAAGGTGCTATCTGGGAAATGAGCAGCCAATTTGGTGAGTTAGAAAAGTCGTTTTTCTTACCCAAACAAAGCACTGACTCGTTAATTGAGAGGTTAATTGATTTGAATGGTGATAACAAAATCGATGTTTTATATCGCAACTACCGTACCGGAGAAAATATTCTGTTGCAGGGTTCGCAAATGACTGCCTCAAGTATGGTGACAAAGGAGGATGATACTTTCTGGAAAATTGCTTAG